From a region of the uncultured Draconibacterium sp. genome:
- a CDS encoding HAMP domain-containing sensor histidine kinase, translating to MLEEQTLTSYAPAMRYTNGQLESQSKTILDNKQLVSFVESISQMVLILNKHRQVVYANNSYKKFCKQLNHDPLIGKRPGETFNCANAFKSVAGCGTTNACKSCGAVNAILEAQKGKRSTKECQILTIDNDALDLEVTANPLDLDGEKLTIFSVNDISANKRRASLERVFIHDILNSAGAISGLSSILKEIDDPEQLRDIAQTIEYASQNLIEEIQAQRELGAAERGELHLQPREVNSNTLLTDLQRTYAKHELNNGKPIQVSIDSVECTFTTDLVLVRRILGNMIKNAIEMNVPHDTITLSCKESENQIELSVHNNSIVPDKVKDQLFKRFYSTKGKGRGLGTYSMKLLGEKYLKGKVSFTSGEEIGTTFYIQLPK from the coding sequence ATGCTTGAAGAACAAACCTTAACAAGCTATGCGCCGGCAATGCGTTATACAAACGGGCAGCTTGAAAGCCAATCCAAAACAATCCTTGATAATAAACAACTGGTGAGTTTTGTGGAATCAATTTCACAGATGGTGCTCATTTTGAATAAGCATCGCCAGGTAGTTTATGCCAACAACAGTTACAAAAAATTTTGTAAGCAACTTAATCATGATCCACTAATTGGCAAACGCCCTGGAGAAACGTTTAATTGCGCCAATGCCTTCAAGTCAGTTGCAGGATGTGGAACTACCAATGCCTGCAAATCATGCGGAGCAGTAAATGCAATTCTGGAAGCGCAAAAAGGGAAGCGTTCAACAAAAGAATGTCAGATACTCACCATCGATAATGATGCACTGGACCTGGAGGTTACAGCAAATCCTTTAGATCTCGATGGAGAAAAATTAACCATATTTTCGGTAAACGATATAAGCGCCAACAAAAGAAGAGCATCGCTGGAACGGGTTTTTATTCACGATATATTAAACAGTGCAGGAGCCATTTCCGGACTATCATCTATTCTTAAAGAGATTGATGATCCTGAACAATTACGAGACATCGCCCAAACAATTGAATACGCTTCGCAAAACCTTATTGAAGAAATACAGGCACAGCGCGAATTGGGTGCAGCAGAAAGAGGTGAACTTCATTTGCAGCCCAGAGAGGTTAACAGTAACACCCTTCTTACAGACTTGCAAAGAACCTATGCAAAACATGAATTGAATAACGGCAAACCTATTCAAGTCAGCATAGATTCAGTCGAATGTACATTTACAACCGATCTTGTATTAGTACGACGTATTCTAGGAAATATGATCAAGAATGCCATTGAAATGAATGTGCCGCACGACACAATAACGCTTTCTTGCAAGGAAAGCGAAAATCAGATAGAACTATCGGTACATAACAACAGCATTGTCCCCGACAAAGTAAAAGATCAACTATTTAAACGTTTTTACTCCACTAAAGGAAAAGGCCGTGGACTTGGTACTTACAGTATGAAACTTTTGGGTGAAAAATACCTGAAGGGCAAAGTTAGCTTTACCAGCGGCGAAGAAATTGGAACAACATTTTATATCCAACTTCCTAAATAG
- a CDS encoding NAD(P)(+) transhydrogenase (Re/Si-specific) subunit beta: MILLNTLMPGQVVLEYSYLLSAIMFVIGLKLESNPATARKGNFWAASGMILPMITTLLLNKDAAGEGISLANAGAVILIIAAGAVVGTVMARKVKMTAMPQMVSFFNATGGAASAAVALIEFTKNPNQALLVTLLGLVVGSIAFSGSMIAYGKLDGKVGDIFAKFMTYLNLFFMLLIVVIILLVLFGGFDQTTVSYLVYGLLVLSIIYGVSFVMPIGGADMPVVISLLNSLTGIAAAMAGFIYQNEAMILGGILVGAAGTILTIQMCRAMNRSLINVIIGAFGGGGEAANREQGSIKEITLSDAAVLLSYSQKVVIIPGYGLAVAQAQHIAHELDSLLESKGVEVKYAIHPVAGRMPGHMNVLLAEADVPYEQLVEMDNINPDMPNVDVAIVVGANDVVNPAAYDDPSSPIYGMPIIDAHLAKNIIIMKRGMGKGYAGIENFLFFNDKTRMLFGDAKKSITSLVNEIKSM; this comes from the coding sequence ATGATTTTACTCAATACATTAATGCCGGGACAAGTTGTTCTGGAATACAGTTATCTTCTTTCAGCCATTATGTTCGTTATTGGGCTGAAACTGGAAAGTAATCCTGCCACCGCCCGAAAAGGAAATTTCTGGGCTGCCTCAGGAATGATCCTTCCAATGATCACAACCTTGCTTTTAAATAAAGATGCTGCCGGCGAAGGAATATCTTTGGCCAATGCAGGTGCGGTAATACTGATTATCGCAGCAGGTGCAGTAGTTGGAACCGTTATGGCCCGAAAAGTAAAAATGACGGCCATGCCTCAAATGGTATCTTTCTTTAATGCTACCGGAGGTGCGGCATCAGCGGCTGTGGCTTTAATCGAGTTCACAAAAAATCCGAACCAGGCACTTCTGGTTACCCTGCTCGGTTTGGTTGTTGGTAGTATTGCCTTTAGTGGAAGTATGATCGCCTATGGTAAACTGGATGGAAAAGTGGGTGATATTTTTGCCAAATTTATGACCTACCTCAACCTGTTTTTTATGTTATTGATCGTTGTTATCATTCTGCTTGTTCTTTTCGGCGGATTCGATCAAACAACCGTCTCTTACCTGGTATACGGACTGCTGGTATTAAGCATTATATACGGAGTTAGTTTTGTTATGCCAATTGGCGGTGCGGATATGCCTGTTGTTATTTCTTTACTGAACTCACTGACAGGTATTGCAGCTGCAATGGCAGGTTTTATCTATCAGAACGAGGCCATGATTCTTGGTGGTATTTTGGTAGGTGCAGCCGGTACAATTCTTACCATTCAAATGTGCCGTGCCATGAACCGCTCGCTGATAAATGTAATTATCGGTGCGTTTGGTGGTGGTGGCGAAGCTGCTAACCGCGAACAGGGAAGTATTAAAGAAATTACTTTGAGCGACGCTGCGGTTCTTTTAAGCTACTCACAAAAGGTGGTAATTATTCCGGGTTATGGTTTGGCTGTTGCACAAGCTCAGCACATAGCACATGAGCTGGATTCGTTACTTGAAAGTAAAGGTGTTGAAGTAAAATATGCCATTCACCCCGTTGCAGGTCGTATGCCGGGACACATGAACGTGTTGCTGGCCGAAGCCGATGTTCCTTATGAGCAGCTGGTTGAAATGGACAACATTAACCCGGATATGCCTAATGTTGATGTGGCAATTGTTGTTGGTGCCAACGACGTGGTAAACCCTGCAGCTTACGACGATCCGAGTAGCCCGATTTACGGAATGCCAATCATCGATGCGCACCTGGCTAAAAATATCATTATAATGAAACGTGGTATGGGTAAAGGTTATGCAGGTATCGAGAACTTCCTGTTCTTTAACGACAAAACACGAATGCTGTTTGGCGATGCCAAGAAATCGATTACCAGTCTGGTTAACGAAATTAAGAGCATGTAA
- a CDS encoding phospholipase A produces MRIKITMLLMGVVLAVPAAFAQELFGQAENSMADHWDLGDSESDDKDLFVIRTYKPVYVMVAKVSDNVDRMPHSANPDRNIDEPIPLNKTEQMFQLSLKTKVFNDVFGDRVGGDIWVAYTQASFWQVFNTDLSRPFRETNYEPEVMFILPFHYRLFGLDGVFLGLGYNHQSNGRENPLSRSWNRIIAQVALEGKNTSVVFKPWWRLPESDEKDDNPGIENYLGRSELLFTWGKGIHAVNCTARHSLRFGDNNRGSIRLAYSIKIIDNLRFRAQVFSGYGESMIDYNHRQTVVGFGLSLVEW; encoded by the coding sequence ATGAGAATAAAAATAACGATGCTGCTTATGGGCGTGGTGCTTGCGGTTCCCGCTGCTTTTGCTCAGGAACTTTTTGGGCAGGCGGAAAACTCGATGGCTGATCACTGGGATCTTGGTGATAGTGAAAGCGACGATAAAGATTTGTTTGTAATCCGTACTTATAAACCGGTTTATGTAATGGTAGCCAAAGTGTCGGACAACGTAGACCGCATGCCGCATAGCGCTAATCCCGACAGGAATATTGATGAGCCCATTCCGCTGAATAAAACAGAGCAGATGTTTCAGCTGAGCCTGAAAACAAAGGTCTTTAACGATGTATTTGGTGATCGGGTTGGCGGCGATATTTGGGTGGCGTATACGCAGGCATCGTTTTGGCAGGTGTTTAACACCGACTTGTCGCGCCCTTTTCGTGAAACAAATTACGAGCCGGAAGTGATGTTTATTCTTCCTTTTCATTACCGCCTCTTTGGGTTGGACGGTGTTTTTCTGGGACTTGGGTATAATCATCAGAGCAATGGCCGCGAAAATCCGCTCTCGCGCAGCTGGAACCGTATTATAGCACAAGTGGCGCTGGAAGGGAAAAATACATCGGTGGTGTTTAAACCCTGGTGGCGTTTGCCCGAGTCGGATGAAAAGGATGATAATCCGGGAATTGAAAATTACCTGGGGCGCAGCGAGCTGCTGTTTACCTGGGGCAAAGGAATTCATGCGGTTAATTGCACGGCCCGCCACAGTTTACGCTTTGGCGATAATAACCGAGGCAGTATCCGGCTGGCTTATTCCATAAAAATTATTGATAACCTTCGATTCAGAGCACAGGTGTTTTCGGGTTATGGCGAAAGTATGATCGATTATAACCACCGGCAAACGGTTGTTGGTTTTGGGCTATCGCTGGTGGAGTGGTAG
- a CDS encoding polysaccharide deacetylase family protein → MNRKNQHGAFRSASLLALITFILLLSCNEQNKQGAVVFSFDDQYIDEWYSQRNLFNQYNIKATFFISRPHQLKPDQIEKLKQLQADGHEIGCHGLNHLNAVTYKDSINVLIEKEIKPAIESLSELGFDAHSFAYPYGSSLPNIDSILLGYFDYLRKATYNTKDTSIDYYDDIFAKKDDYKVVNAMGIDTNFKITPENLELGLQRAKNNNEVLILYSHKIDSSLTDYTVRPEYLAEIFKRCEKLNIKSIRMTDLENHFQNH, encoded by the coding sequence ATGAATCGAAAAAACCAACACGGCGCTTTTCGCTCAGCTAGTTTATTAGCCTTAATAACGTTTATACTTTTATTGTCGTGTAATGAACAGAATAAGCAGGGAGCAGTAGTTTTTTCATTCGACGACCAATATATTGATGAATGGTATAGCCAGCGAAACCTTTTTAACCAATACAATATAAAAGCCACCTTTTTCATTAGCCGCCCCCATCAACTGAAACCCGACCAGATTGAAAAGTTAAAGCAACTACAGGCAGATGGTCATGAAATTGGATGTCACGGATTAAACCATTTAAATGCAGTCACTTATAAAGATTCGATTAACGTACTCATTGAAAAAGAGATAAAACCAGCCATTGAATCGTTGTCGGAGTTAGGTTTTGATGCACACTCATTTGCATATCCTTATGGCAGTTCACTCCCAAATATCGATAGTATTTTATTGGGCTATTTTGATTACCTGCGCAAAGCTACCTATAACACAAAGGACACCAGCATTGACTATTACGACGATATTTTTGCAAAAAAAGACGATTACAAAGTAGTTAATGCCATGGGGATAGACACCAACTTTAAAATTACACCCGAAAATTTAGAACTGGGGCTCCAACGTGCAAAAAACAATAACGAAGTACTCATTCTGTATTCGCACAAAATAGATTCAAGCCTTACCGATTATACGGTTAGACCGGAGTATCTGGCGGAAATATTTAAACGATGCGAGAAGCTTAACATTAAATCCATACGGATGACTGATCTCGAAAACCACTTTCAAAACCACTGA
- a CDS encoding NAD(P) transhydrogenase subunit alpha: protein MILGLLKEHGKETRVALLPETVKAFTDLKVEVLVEQGAGEKAFASDADYEAVGAKTVSRDDVFAKAEVLLQIQPPAEGDTGRIKDSQVWISAFNPLWDTALVKTFLDNGITTFSLDLIPRTTRAQAMDILSSMATVSGYMAVLEAAAKLPTFFPMFMTAAGTIRPANVLILGAGVAGLQAIATSRKLGAQVQVFDVRSAVKEEVMSLGGKFVEVEGATEDKAAGGYAVEQTEEYKKKQQDRINEVAAKSNVVICTAQIPGRKAPLLIPKEAVDAMKPGSIIIDLAASTGGNCELTKNDEVVEYKGVSIIGQSNYPAQKPVDASRMFGKNVLNFMKLMIGEEGELNLNFEDDIVKGTCITHAKEIYNERVKSVIETK from the coding sequence ATGATTCTTGGATTATTAAAGGAACACGGTAAAGAAACACGTGTCGCTTTACTTCCGGAAACTGTGAAAGCTTTTACAGACCTGAAAGTTGAGGTATTGGTTGAACAGGGAGCCGGTGAAAAAGCATTTGCATCCGACGCCGATTACGAAGCTGTTGGTGCAAAAACCGTTTCGCGCGACGATGTGTTTGCCAAAGCCGAAGTTCTGCTGCAAATTCAGCCACCCGCTGAAGGTGACACCGGGAGAATTAAAGATTCTCAGGTTTGGATTAGTGCTTTCAACCCACTCTGGGATACTGCGCTAGTAAAAACTTTCCTCGATAACGGTATCACAACATTTAGTCTCGATCTTATTCCGCGTACCACACGTGCTCAGGCAATGGATATTTTGTCGTCGATGGCGACGGTATCAGGCTACATGGCTGTGCTTGAAGCAGCGGCAAAACTGCCTACTTTCTTCCCGATGTTTATGACAGCCGCCGGTACCATTCGTCCGGCCAATGTGCTTATTCTGGGTGCCGGTGTTGCAGGATTACAGGCTATTGCCACCTCACGCAAACTGGGTGCACAGGTACAGGTTTTCGATGTACGCTCGGCAGTAAAAGAAGAGGTAATGAGTTTGGGTGGTAAATTTGTTGAAGTTGAAGGAGCAACCGAAGACAAAGCTGCCGGAGGATATGCAGTTGAACAAACAGAAGAATATAAAAAGAAACAACAGGATAGAATCAATGAGGTGGCGGCCAAATCGAATGTGGTGATATGCACCGCACAGATTCCGGGGCGCAAAGCACCGCTTTTGATTCCGAAAGAAGCTGTTGATGCCATGAAACCGGGATCAATAATTATCGACCTGGCTGCTTCGACAGGCGGAAACTGCGAACTTACCAAAAACGACGAAGTTGTTGAATACAAAGGCGTTTCTATAATCGGACAATCAAATTATCCGGCGCAAAAACCGGTTGATGCCAGTCGTATGTTTGGAAAAAACGTATTGAACTTCATGAAGTTAATGATAGGAGAAGAGGGTGAACTGAACCTGAATTTTGAAGACGACATTGTAAAAGGTACCTGTATTACCCATGCAAAAGAGATTTACAATGAACGTGTTAAATCAGTTATCGAAACAAAATAA
- a CDS encoding trimeric intracellular cation channel family protein has product MDLLLWFDYIGTFVFAISGTLTAADKRLDFFGATVIGFVTAVGGGTMRDLMLGDTPVAWMRTNNYFWMIIAAVVVTIIFRKHVMKLKRTLFLFDTIGIATFTLLGLKKALLFNIDPSMAVLMGLSSAVVGGVIRDILCNEVPLIFHREIYATACIAGALVYLLLSRLGVSEVICETATVSSIIAIRILAIRFNIALPRLTHKD; this is encoded by the coding sequence ATGGATCTTTTACTTTGGTTTGATTACATCGGTACATTTGTTTTTGCAATAAGCGGCACGCTGACTGCTGCCGACAAGCGCCTCGACTTTTTTGGCGCGACTGTAATTGGTTTTGTTACTGCCGTTGGCGGCGGTACCATGCGCGACCTTATGCTGGGCGACACACCTGTTGCCTGGATGCGCACCAACAATTATTTCTGGATGATTATTGCCGCCGTTGTAGTAACTATAATTTTCCGCAAGCATGTAATGAAATTAAAACGCACCCTCTTTCTTTTCGATACCATTGGAATTGCCACCTTTACCTTGCTGGGATTAAAAAAGGCTTTACTTTTTAATATCGATCCATCGATGGCCGTGCTGATGGGCCTGTCATCGGCAGTGGTGGGAGGTGTTATTCGTGATATCCTGTGCAACGAAGTACCGCTGATCTTTCACCGCGAGATTTATGCTACCGCCTGTATTGCCGGAGCACTGGTGTACCTTTTGTTAAGCCGGCTGGGTGTTTCAGAAGTGATTTGCGAAACAGCAACCGTATCTTCCATTATTGCCATTCGTATCCTGGCCATTCGTTTTAACATCGCCCTGCCCCGGTTGACGCATAAGGATTGA
- a CDS encoding DUF192 domain-containing protein has protein sequence MTKGNKKNIRNKNRINKRESSNKRKERKNKWVKLLILLGIFFAIFFLIVKPFLPNKNKITSRTEIKFTKEGELSFFDKQDNKIITTIDIEIAEDDYERALGLMFRYSMSDSVGMLFIMENEVPQSFWMKDTYISLDILYLNRDFQIVKIQKYAQPLSEQSIPSIEKSKYVIEVIGGFCDKLNIKEGDIVKYKRTTAYNKV, from the coding sequence ATGACAAAAGGGAATAAGAAAAATATCAGGAATAAAAATAGGATTAATAAAAGAGAGTCATCCAATAAGAGAAAAGAAAGGAAAAACAAATGGGTGAAATTATTGATTCTATTAGGAATATTTTTCGCAATATTCTTCTTGATTGTCAAGCCATTTCTTCCAAATAAAAATAAAATAACTAGCAGAACTGAAATAAAATTCACGAAGGAAGGTGAACTTTCTTTTTTCGACAAACAGGATAATAAAATAATTACAACTATTGATATCGAGATTGCTGAAGATGATTATGAAAGAGCATTAGGTCTTATGTTTAGGTATTCTATGAGTGATAGTGTTGGGATGTTGTTTATTATGGAAAATGAAGTGCCTCAATCATTTTGGATGAAGGATACTTATATTTCTCTGGACATATTGTACTTGAATCGGGATTTTCAAATTGTAAAGATTCAAAAATATGCTCAACCATTGTCAGAACAATCTATTCCATCGATTGAGAAATCGAAATACGTAATTGAAGTAATTGGGGGATTTTGTGATAAGTTAAATATTAAAGAAGGTGACATTGTAAAATATAAAAGAACAACAGCATACAACAAAGTGTAA
- a CDS encoding HAMP domain-containing sensor histidine kinase, translating to MQKNIQHESDIDKNIEVYVDKAMIKTVLRNLLSNAVKFTADHGKISVLTKVSSHTIEISIKDNGIGMSKDRLDNLLKLDKIISEKGTRGEKGSGLGLILCNEFVQKHNGSIKAESEPGMGSTFTIELPLHHVN from the coding sequence TTGCAAAAAAATATTCAGCATGAATCTGACATCGATAAAAATATTGAGGTGTATGTGGATAAGGCCATGATAAAAACAGTACTTCGTAACTTGTTATCAAATGCGGTTAAGTTTACTGCTGATCATGGAAAAATAAGTGTCTTAACAAAAGTATCATCCCATACTATCGAAATCTCCATTAAGGATAATGGAATAGGGATGAGTAAAGACAGGCTTGATAATCTTTTAAAATTAGATAAGATCATATCTGAAAAAGGAACAAGAGGCGAAAAGGGCTCCGGACTGGGGTTGATTTTGTGTAATGAATTTGTTCAGAAACATAATGGCTCCATTAAAGCCGAAAGTGAACCCGGCATGGGGAGTACCTTTACCATTGAACTGCCTCTACACCATGTAAATTGA
- a CDS encoding acetate uptake transporter produces MSTQKIGNPAVVGLAGFGLTTLLLQIHNIGLLGIGPVLAMGLVFGGLAQMIAGFMEQKVGNNFGFSAFVAYGSFWIGLGIIWLLNHFNIYNASHTDVGWYLVAWALYTCILLAASFYVHKAMAITFILLELGFILLIVGHFGNPKMNVVAGYELIFCALSAWYMMAAIIINDLAGKTVLPLGIAWAKKAS; encoded by the coding sequence ATGAGTACTCAAAAAATTGGAAATCCGGCAGTAGTTGGTCTGGCCGGTTTCGGATTAACTACCCTTTTACTGCAAATTCATAACATCGGGTTATTGGGCATTGGTCCCGTATTGGCTATGGGCCTTGTTTTTGGTGGGCTGGCACAAATGATCGCCGGATTTATGGAACAAAAAGTTGGCAATAATTTCGGATTCAGTGCCTTTGTAGCTTACGGTTCGTTTTGGATTGGACTGGGAATTATTTGGTTACTAAACCATTTTAATATCTACAATGCTTCGCACACCGATGTGGGTTGGTATTTAGTAGCCTGGGCTCTGTACACGTGTATCCTGTTGGCAGCGTCGTTTTATGTGCACAAAGCAATGGCTATTACTTTTATTTTACTCGAACTGGGTTTTATTCTATTAATTGTTGGTCATTTTGGGAATCCTAAAATGAATGTTGTTGCCGGTTACGAGCTTATTTTCTGTGCCTTGTCGGCCTGGTATATGATGGCTGCCATTATTATCAACGACCTTGCAGGTAAAACCGTACTTCCACTTGGCATAGCATGGGCTAAAAAAGCAAGCTAA
- a CDS encoding PAS domain S-box protein, whose protein sequence is MTRRRLANPPSRSQHREVPLMEFNGISGEVVSDCHGRSFLAMTPLPREFQRVVNSTVFKLTGLFHLFFVSLVVITFNMTKVNIGETEYPNLEKCAEQFHRISDHVPIVLYDYILHPDGSSQFQYVSSSCEEILELTEEEMLNDSMSFWSRVHQDDIEALQSEDERTTLENSFFKSEFRYITKSGKTKWLQAASNPSKLLYGNTSLFSGYCLDITEKKNLESHLKNELETKDKFLSILSHDIRTPLGSLMVFAELLYEKLDNQDYTDLLEYASIVKNTSE, encoded by the coding sequence GTGACACGCAGAAGATTAGCTAATCCTCCGTCCCGATCGCAGCATCGGGAAGTACCGCTGATGGAGTTCAATGGAATCAGTGGGGAGGTGGTGTCTGATTGCCACGGTCGTTCCTTCCTCGCAATGACACCGCTACCGCGCGAATTCCAACGTGTGGTTAATAGTACGGTGTTTAAGCTGACCGGACTATTTCATTTATTTTTCGTAAGTTTAGTCGTAATTACTTTTAATATGACTAAAGTTAACATAGGCGAAACCGAATACCCCAATCTGGAAAAATGTGCTGAACAATTTCACCGAATAAGTGATCACGTTCCTATCGTGTTGTATGATTATATCTTACATCCTGATGGTTCCAGTCAATTTCAATATGTGAGTTCCAGTTGCGAGGAGATTCTGGAATTAACAGAAGAAGAAATGCTCAATGACTCGATGTCATTTTGGAGCAGGGTACATCAGGATGATATTGAAGCGTTGCAATCAGAAGATGAAAGAACAACCCTGGAAAATTCTTTTTTCAAATCTGAATTTCGTTATATTACAAAATCAGGAAAGACAAAATGGTTGCAGGCTGCGTCAAATCCCTCTAAGTTATTGTACGGGAATACCAGTTTATTTAGTGGCTATTGTTTAGATATTACCGAAAAGAAAAATCTCGAAAGCCACCTTAAAAATGAATTAGAGACGAAGGATAAATTTTTATCGATCCTTTCTCATGATATACGAACACCTTTGGGATCGCTGATGGTATTCGCTGAATTGCTTTATGAAAAACTAGACAACCAGGATTATACAGATCTTCTTGAATATGCATCGATTGTTAAAAACACCTCAGAATAA
- a CDS encoding GreA/GreB family elongation factor codes for MTKEKLYSKIMALIDERIESAQMAIAAAKESRDNETKSSVGDKYETGRTLMQQEVEKNRVQLHKTERLKTELENINLKKKFDKVDFGSLVSDGKNLYFIATALGKVEVDGKSCFCISLASPIGKALHNKCVGDKVSFMGRTIEIEKIE; via the coding sequence ATGACCAAAGAAAAGCTCTATTCAAAAATTATGGCGCTGATTGATGAACGCATCGAATCGGCGCAAATGGCTATTGCAGCAGCTAAAGAGTCGCGCGATAATGAGACCAAAAGCAGCGTAGGCGACAAGTACGAAACCGGCCGTACTTTAATGCAGCAGGAGGTGGAGAAAAACCGTGTTCAACTGCATAAAACCGAAAGGCTAAAAACCGAACTTGAAAATATCAATCTAAAGAAAAAGTTCGACAAAGTGGACTTTGGCAGCCTGGTATCCGATGGCAAAAACCTGTATTTCATAGCAACAGCACTTGGTAAAGTTGAAGTAGATGGCAAAAGCTGTTTTTGTATTTCGCTGGCCTCGCCTATTGGCAAAGCACTGCACAACAAATGCGTTGGCGACAAAGTAAGTTTTATGGGAAGGACTATTGAAATAGAGAAAATTGAATAA
- a CDS encoding RDD family protein, whose product MSLQEGLICNISGQVADFEEHCPHFKEDERAKQEIVAREEYNALVKDAASTGRRFANYFLDWIFAYILMLLLLFTMGIVLGIVTPGAVDRITNNFAFVYGLILLCYYMYFVIFEATTGRTPGKFITGTKVVTMDGEQPNFSTILLRSICRFIPFEAFSFLTESKTGWHDRLSKTRVIIVKKEKK is encoded by the coding sequence ATGAGTTTACAAGAAGGACTTATCTGCAACATTAGTGGCCAAGTTGCCGATTTTGAGGAACACTGTCCGCATTTTAAAGAAGATGAGCGAGCAAAACAAGAAATAGTCGCACGCGAAGAATATAACGCTTTGGTGAAGGATGCTGCAAGCACGGGCAGACGCTTTGCCAACTACTTCCTTGACTGGATTTTTGCTTATATCTTGATGTTGCTATTACTTTTCACCATGGGAATTGTACTTGGAATTGTTACGCCAGGAGCTGTTGACCGTATTACCAACAACTTTGCCTTTGTATACGGACTTATACTTCTCTGCTATTATATGTATTTTGTAATCTTTGAAGCAACTACCGGGCGTACCCCTGGCAAATTTATTACCGGTACGAAAGTAGTTACAATGGATGGCGAACAACCGAATTTCTCAACCATTCTACTAAGGTCTATCTGTCGCTTTATACCTTTTGAAGCCTTCTCGTTCCTCACCGAGTCGAAAACCGGCTGGCACGACCGCTTATCGAAAACACGTGTGATAATTGTTAAGAAAGAAAAGAAATAA
- a CDS encoding NAD(P) transhydrogenase subunit alpha, giving the protein MESILTFLTENKDTIFIIVLSIFLGFEVISNVPSVLHTPLMSGANAISGVIIIGGIILVGHASSTFEWILGAIALFMATLNVAGGFVVTDRMLEMFKKKKK; this is encoded by the coding sequence ATGGAAAGTATATTAACTTTTTTAACCGAAAATAAGGATACGATATTCATTATAGTGTTATCGATATTTCTTGGATTCGAGGTAATTTCCAACGTTCCATCAGTGTTGCACACTCCACTTATGTCGGGAGCGAACGCAATTAGCGGTGTAATTATTATCGGAGGAATTATCCTTGTTGGTCACGCTTCATCTACTTTCGAGTGGATACTGGGTGCAATTGCCCTGTTTATGGCTACACTAAACGTAGCCGGAGGATTTGTTGTTACAGACCGCATGCTCGAAATGTTTAAAAAGAAGAAAAAATAA
- a CDS encoding pentapeptide repeat-containing protein, which produces MTYITDKVFKNKDFSEIGLEQADYESCNFIDCIFSSANLSSYSFEDCSFENCDFSNTKITNTAFKNISFKNCKLIGLQFDECNPFLLEFNFNGCILNYASFYQLKIKGTRFNRCTMHEVDFSETDLTKAIFSECDLAGAVFSRTNLQKADLRNSINLFLNPEQNQLAGAHFSLDMLPGLLSKYNIKVD; this is translated from the coding sequence ATGACATACATTACCGACAAAGTTTTTAAAAACAAAGATTTCTCCGAAATAGGACTTGAACAGGCCGACTACGAAAGCTGTAATTTTATCGATTGTATTTTTTCATCTGCCAACCTTAGTAGTTATAGCTTTGAAGACTGTAGTTTTGAGAACTGCGATTTCAGCAACACTAAAATTACCAATACCGCCTTTAAAAACATAAGCTTTAAAAACTGTAAGCTCATCGGGCTGCAATTCGACGAATGCAATCCTTTTTTACTTGAATTCAATTTCAACGGATGTATCCTGAATTACGCTTCGTTTTATCAGCTAAAAATAAAAGGTACCCGCTTTAACCGCTGCACCATGCACGAGGTTGATTTTAGCGAAACCGACCTTACAAAAGCAATATTTTCGGAGTGCGACCTGGCAGGAGCAGTTTTTAGCCGAACCAATCTGCAAAAAGCCGACCTTCGCAATTCTATCAACCTGTTTCTCAATCCGGAGCAAAACCAACTGGCCGGAGCTCATTTTTCGCTCGACATGCTTCCCGGACTGCTAAGTAAGTACAACATTAAGGTGGATTAA